One Microtus pennsylvanicus isolate mMicPen1 chromosome 3, mMicPen1.hap1, whole genome shotgun sequence DNA window includes the following coding sequences:
- the Rnf7 gene encoding RING-box protein 2 isoform X2, whose product MADVEDGEEPCVLSSHSGTAGSRPGGDKMFSLKKWNAVAMWSWDVECDTCAICRVQMPALDVKLKTNKRTVLWSGENVIIPFTTAACPCG is encoded by the exons ATGGCCGACGTGGAGGACGGCGAGGAACCGTGCGTGTTGTCCTCGCACTCCGGGACTGCAGGCTCCAGGCCGGGGGGCGACAAGATGTTCTCCCTCAAGAAGTGGAACGCGGTAGCCATGTGGAGCTGGGATGTTGAGTGCGACACCTGCGCCATCTGCAGGGTCCAG atGCCTGCCTTAGATGTcaagctgaaaacaaacaagaggacTGTGTTG tggtCTGGGGAGAATGTAATCATTCCTTTCACAACTGCTGCATGTCCCTGTGGGTGA
- the Rnf7 gene encoding RING-box protein 2 isoform X1 translates to MADVEDGEEPCVLSSHSGTAGSRPGGDKMFSLKKWNAVAMWSWDVECDTCAICRVQVMDACLRCQAENKQEDCVVVWGECNHSFHNCCMSLWVKQNNRCPLCQQDWVVQRIGK, encoded by the exons ATGGCCGACGTGGAGGACGGCGAGGAACCGTGCGTGTTGTCCTCGCACTCCGGGACTGCAGGCTCCAGGCCGGGGGGCGACAAGATGTTCTCCCTCAAGAAGTGGAACGCGGTAGCCATGTGGAGCTGGGATGTTGAGTGCGACACCTGCGCCATCTGCAGGGTCCAGGTGATGG atGCCTGCCTTAGATGTcaagctgaaaacaaacaagaggacTGTGTTG tggtCTGGGGAGAATGTAATCATTCCTTTCACAACTGCTGCATGTCCCTGTGGGTGAAACAGAACAATCGCTGCCCTCTCTGCCAGCAGGACTGGGTGGTCCAAAGAATCGGCAAGTGA